Proteins encoded by one window of Melopsittacus undulatus isolate bMelUnd1 chromosome 21, bMelUnd1.mat.Z, whole genome shotgun sequence:
- the LIMA1 gene encoding LIM domain and actin-binding protein 1 isoform X1, which translates to MEPSPFNRRQWTSQSLKITAKELSLVNRNKSSALMERFSKYQKAAEEATAEKKRSNTENLPPHFKRGNLSVLKKKWENPVLGTESQTERLRSSCAVHKVTNPGLGFGSSPISSPEEEQSLGAGAPSAERIPGQLQWSGGDSRKPKSHSAESGRMENCLREPREVEKPDASENTDSSGKIEKYSVPLTKLKMMFEKGEATQPKVPREQRKTAVGRRISENSLSSEDFDVGQGEKSLSTSGHLVDSSPALSPEKAETKKSLEMPRLTETSIKDRLAKYQAAVSKQGTSTGIITTNEIQASESELKNYKSEQKENMPPSLEDSISYQDGEKVGENNLSFHAGLLEDGNVGQNLERETDIQKPVSTKQQNFGSKPGGQTDASLPKAVKKFQLPMKETCVGCQKTVYPMERLFANQQVFHTSCFRCSYCNSKLSLGTYASLRGNIYCKPHFNQLFKSKGNYDEGFGHKQHKELWAGKTECEESLEKTVHVVNATESPQSPGVEDAPIAKVGVLAASMEAKASALPEREERPAETKKLRIAWPPPSDQSSQGSALDEGIKVLKPKWPPEEESSKPDVLEEVDLDLKKLRRSSSLKERSRPFTVAASFRTVSVKGHKPENSSSPPKAERDMLKRSEELEREVVVDNKQKEKKVENRKIQSAEEKNEEEQELSGIKRVEHNFVENGQVNAETDEEEHGMEEQDIPNEEFLEPNSPKHSSLANVMTAKESSPNQNRKSQDVGFWEGEDVEDLSVEEQIKRNRYYEDDDDDDDE; encoded by the exons AACACAGAAAATCTTCCCCCTCATTTTAAAAGGGGGAATCTGAGTGTGCTAAAGAAGAAGTGGGAGAATCCAGTGCTGGGAACGGAGTCTCAGACGGAAAGGCTACgaagcagctgtgctgtgcacaaGGTTACAAACCCCGGGCTTGGATTCGGGAGCAGCCCCATTTCTTCCccagaggaagagcagagccTGGGTGCTGGTGCTCCATCCGCTGAGCGCATCCCTGGCCAGCTCCAGTGGTCTGGTGGTGACAGCAGGAAGCCCAAAAGCCACTCAGCAGAGAGTGGCAGGATGGAAAACTGCCTGAGAGAGCCCAGAGAGGTGGAGAAGCCGGATGCCAGCGAAAACACGGACTCGTCGGGGAAGATCGAGAAGTACAGCGTCCCTCTGACCAAACTCAAGATGATGTTTGAGAAGGGTGAAGCCACCCAGCCCAAG GTCCCCAGAGAACAAAGGAAGACAGCAGTTGGGAGAAGGATCTCTGAAAACAGCCTCTCTTCAGAGGACTTTGATGTTGGCCAAGGAGAGAAGAGCCTCAGCACATCAG GGCATCTTGTAGATTCTAGTCCAGCGCTGAGCCCAGAGAAGGCAGAGACCAAGAAAAGCCTGGAGATGCCTCGCTTAACAGAGACTTCCATAAAGGATAGGCTGGCAAAGTACCAGGCAGCTGTGTCCAAGCAGGGCACATCCACGGGCATCATCACCACG AATGAGATTCAAGCCAGTGAAAGTGAACTCAAGAATTACAAATCTGAGCAGAAGGAGAATATGCCACCAAGTCTTGAGGACTCCATTTCCTATCAGGATGGGGAGAAG GTAGGTGAGAACAATTTGTCTTTCCACGCCGGTCTCCTAGAGGATGGCAATG TTGGACAAAACTTGGAGAGGGAGACAGACATTCAGAAGCCTGtcagcacaaagcagcagaacTTTGGTTCTAAACCAGGTGGCCAGACAGATGCATCTCTGCCAAAAGCAGTGAAG AAGTTTCAGTTGCCAATGAAGGAAACGTGTGTTGGGTGTCAGAAGACCGTGTACCCCATGGAAAGGCTCTTTGCCAACCAGCAGGTGTTTCACACGAGCTGCTTCCGCTGTTCCTATTGCAACAGTAAACTCAG TCTTGGGACATATGCGTCTCTGCGTGGGAATATTTACTGCAAGCCTCACTTCAATCAGCTCTTCAAGTCTAAAGGCAACTATGATGAAGGCTTTGGACACAAGCAGCATAAAGAATTATGGGCAGGCAAAACTGAATGTGAAGAATCCCTGGAGAAAACTGTCCATGTTGTAAATGCAACAGAAAGTCCACAAAGCCCTGGAGTAGAGGATGCTCCAATTGCAAAAGTAGGAGTTCTTGCAGCAAGTATGGAAGCAAAAGCTTCAGCTTTGcctgaaagagaagagagaccAGCAGAAACTAAAAAGCTCAGGATTGCCTGGCCGCCTCCATCTGACCAAAGCAGTCAAGGAAGTGCCTTAGATGAGGGCATCAAAGTACTCAAACCCAAGTGGCCCCCAGAGGAAGAGAGTTCCAAGCCAGATGTGCTGGAGGAGGTAGATCTGGATCTCAAGAAGTTAAGAAGGTCTTCCTCACTGAAGGAGAGAAGTCGTCCCTTTACAGTTGCAGCCTCATTTAGAACAGTATCTGTTAAAGGCCATAAACCAGAGAATTCATCATCTCCTCCCAAGGCAGAGAGAGACATGTTGAAAAGAAGTGAGGAATTGGAGAGAGAGGTTGTGGTAGACaacaagcaaaaggaaaagaaggttgAGAATAGGAAGATCCAgagtgcagaagaaaaaaatgaggaagaacAGGAATTGTCTGGTATCAAAAGAGTAGAGCATAACTTTGTAGAAAATGGCCAGGTGAATGCAGAGACAGATGAGGAAGAACACGGTATGGAAGAGCAGGACATTCCAAATGAAGAATTCCTTGAACCAAATTCTCCTAAACATTCCAGCTTAGCCAATGTCATGACTGCTAAGGAATCCTCTCCTAACCAGAATCGCAAATCCCAAGATGTTGGGTTCTGGGAGGGTGAAGATGTGGAAGATCTATCAGTGGAAGAACAGATCAAAAGGAATCGTTActatgaagatgatgatgatgatgatgatgaataA
- the LIMA1 gene encoding LIM domain and actin-binding protein 1 isoform X2 encodes MEPSPFNRRQWTSQSLKITAKELSLVNRNKSSALMERFSKYQKAAEEATAEKKRSNTENLPPHFKRGNLSVLKKKWENPVLGTESQTERLRSSCAVHKVTNPGLGFGSSPISSPEEEQSLGAGAPSAERIPGQLQWSGGDSRKPKSHSAESGRMENCLREPREVEKPDASENTDSSGKIEKYSVPLTKLKMMFEKGEATQPKVPREQRKTAVGRRISENSLSSEDFDVGQGEKSLSTSGHLVDSSPALSPEKAETKKSLEMPRLTETSIKDRLAKYQAAVSKQGTSTGIITTVGENNLSFHAGLLEDGNVGQNLERETDIQKPVSTKQQNFGSKPGGQTDASLPKAVKKFQLPMKETCVGCQKTVYPMERLFANQQVFHTSCFRCSYCNSKLSLGTYASLRGNIYCKPHFNQLFKSKGNYDEGFGHKQHKELWAGKTECEESLEKTVHVVNATESPQSPGVEDAPIAKVGVLAASMEAKASALPEREERPAETKKLRIAWPPPSDQSSQGSALDEGIKVLKPKWPPEEESSKPDVLEEVDLDLKKLRRSSSLKERSRPFTVAASFRTVSVKGHKPENSSSPPKAERDMLKRSEELEREVVVDNKQKEKKVENRKIQSAEEKNEEEQELSGIKRVEHNFVENGQVNAETDEEEHGMEEQDIPNEEFLEPNSPKHSSLANVMTAKESSPNQNRKSQDVGFWEGEDVEDLSVEEQIKRNRYYEDDDDDDDE; translated from the exons AACACAGAAAATCTTCCCCCTCATTTTAAAAGGGGGAATCTGAGTGTGCTAAAGAAGAAGTGGGAGAATCCAGTGCTGGGAACGGAGTCTCAGACGGAAAGGCTACgaagcagctgtgctgtgcacaaGGTTACAAACCCCGGGCTTGGATTCGGGAGCAGCCCCATTTCTTCCccagaggaagagcagagccTGGGTGCTGGTGCTCCATCCGCTGAGCGCATCCCTGGCCAGCTCCAGTGGTCTGGTGGTGACAGCAGGAAGCCCAAAAGCCACTCAGCAGAGAGTGGCAGGATGGAAAACTGCCTGAGAGAGCCCAGAGAGGTGGAGAAGCCGGATGCCAGCGAAAACACGGACTCGTCGGGGAAGATCGAGAAGTACAGCGTCCCTCTGACCAAACTCAAGATGATGTTTGAGAAGGGTGAAGCCACCCAGCCCAAG GTCCCCAGAGAACAAAGGAAGACAGCAGTTGGGAGAAGGATCTCTGAAAACAGCCTCTCTTCAGAGGACTTTGATGTTGGCCAAGGAGAGAAGAGCCTCAGCACATCAG GGCATCTTGTAGATTCTAGTCCAGCGCTGAGCCCAGAGAAGGCAGAGACCAAGAAAAGCCTGGAGATGCCTCGCTTAACAGAGACTTCCATAAAGGATAGGCTGGCAAAGTACCAGGCAGCTGTGTCCAAGCAGGGCACATCCACGGGCATCATCACCACG GTAGGTGAGAACAATTTGTCTTTCCACGCCGGTCTCCTAGAGGATGGCAATG TTGGACAAAACTTGGAGAGGGAGACAGACATTCAGAAGCCTGtcagcacaaagcagcagaacTTTGGTTCTAAACCAGGTGGCCAGACAGATGCATCTCTGCCAAAAGCAGTGAAG AAGTTTCAGTTGCCAATGAAGGAAACGTGTGTTGGGTGTCAGAAGACCGTGTACCCCATGGAAAGGCTCTTTGCCAACCAGCAGGTGTTTCACACGAGCTGCTTCCGCTGTTCCTATTGCAACAGTAAACTCAG TCTTGGGACATATGCGTCTCTGCGTGGGAATATTTACTGCAAGCCTCACTTCAATCAGCTCTTCAAGTCTAAAGGCAACTATGATGAAGGCTTTGGACACAAGCAGCATAAAGAATTATGGGCAGGCAAAACTGAATGTGAAGAATCCCTGGAGAAAACTGTCCATGTTGTAAATGCAACAGAAAGTCCACAAAGCCCTGGAGTAGAGGATGCTCCAATTGCAAAAGTAGGAGTTCTTGCAGCAAGTATGGAAGCAAAAGCTTCAGCTTTGcctgaaagagaagagagaccAGCAGAAACTAAAAAGCTCAGGATTGCCTGGCCGCCTCCATCTGACCAAAGCAGTCAAGGAAGTGCCTTAGATGAGGGCATCAAAGTACTCAAACCCAAGTGGCCCCCAGAGGAAGAGAGTTCCAAGCCAGATGTGCTGGAGGAGGTAGATCTGGATCTCAAGAAGTTAAGAAGGTCTTCCTCACTGAAGGAGAGAAGTCGTCCCTTTACAGTTGCAGCCTCATTTAGAACAGTATCTGTTAAAGGCCATAAACCAGAGAATTCATCATCTCCTCCCAAGGCAGAGAGAGACATGTTGAAAAGAAGTGAGGAATTGGAGAGAGAGGTTGTGGTAGACaacaagcaaaaggaaaagaaggttgAGAATAGGAAGATCCAgagtgcagaagaaaaaaatgaggaagaacAGGAATTGTCTGGTATCAAAAGAGTAGAGCATAACTTTGTAGAAAATGGCCAGGTGAATGCAGAGACAGATGAGGAAGAACACGGTATGGAAGAGCAGGACATTCCAAATGAAGAATTCCTTGAACCAAATTCTCCTAAACATTCCAGCTTAGCCAATGTCATGACTGCTAAGGAATCCTCTCCTAACCAGAATCGCAAATCCCAAGATGTTGGGTTCTGGGAGGGTGAAGATGTGGAAGATCTATCAGTGGAAGAACAGATCAAAAGGAATCGTTActatgaagatgatgatgatgatgatgatgaataA